One Helianthus annuus cultivar XRQ/B chromosome 7, HanXRQr2.0-SUNRISE, whole genome shotgun sequence genomic region harbors:
- the LOC110925612 gene encoding uncharacterized protein LOC110925612 yields MNSNNQQNTTPRNSTLKSSYILSILIILIAISISFIPPQTNHTKIQHLKSTISKISQILGFNRPILNPNPSPPPNPNSTPNPCLLWMAPFISGGGYCSEAWSYILALTHHNNHPNNLRLTIAQHGDSENVYYWNGLPVEVRTLAYDLVNTQCRLNETIVVCHSEPGAWYPPLFETTPCPPRNSRFAIGRTMFETDRVNAEHVKRCNAMDMVWVPTEFHVSSFVKSGVNASKVVKVVQAVDTEFFDPDRYAPLDVLSLGNLVLGSRSKSSFVFLSVFKWEYRKGWDVLLQSYLKEFDSLDNVSLFLLTNPYHSDSNFGNKIVEFVEDSALEKPVNGWASVYVIDSHIAQVDFPKLYKAADAFVLPSRGEGWGRPIVEAMAMSLPVIATNWSGPTEYLTEENSYPLTVDRMSEVMDGPFKGHLWAEPSVDKLRFLMRHVMDNREEGKRKGEKARKDMLDKFSPEIVARIVSDQIQRVLDRIG; encoded by the coding sequence ATGAATTCCAATAACCAACAAAACACCACACCACGAAACTCAACACTCAAATCCTCTTATATTCTCTCAATTTTAATCATCCTCATTGCAATTTCAATCTCATTCATTCCACCACAAACAAATCACACCAAAATCCAACACCTAAAATCAACCATTTCCAAAATTTCCCAAATTCTAGGGTTTAACCGCCCAATCTTAAACCCTAACCCTTCTCCCCCACCAAACCCTAATTCTACCCCTAACCCCTGCCTGTTATGGATGGCACCTTTCATTTCCGGTGGCGGCTATTGCTCCGAAGCATGGTCATACATCCTAGCCCTAACCCACCACAACAATCACCCCAACAACCTTAGGTTAACTATTGCACAACATGGTGACAGTGAGAATGTATATTACTGGAATGGGTTACCTGTTGAGGTTAGAACATTAGCTTATGATCTTGTCAACACTCAGTGTAGGTTAAATGAGACTATTGTAGTTTGTCATAGTGAGCCTGGTGCTTGGTATCCACCTTTGTTTGAAACTACACCGTGTCCCCCGCGGAATAGTAGGTTTGCGATCGGTCGAACGATGTTTGAGACGGATCGGGTGAATGCTGAGCATGTGAAGCGGTGTAATGCGATGGATATGGTGTGGGTTCCTACCGAGTTTCACGTGTCAAGTTTTGTTAAAAGCGGGGTTAACGCTTCCAAAGTTGTAAAAGTTGTACAAGCTGTAGATACAGAGTTTTTTGATCCGGATAGATACGCGCCGTTAGATGTTTTGTCGTTAGGGAATTTGGTACTTGGGTCACGTTCGAAAAGTTCGTTTGTGTTCTTGAGTGTGTTTAAGTGGGAGTATCGAAAAGGTTGGGACGTGTTGTTACAATCGTACCTTAAAGAATTCGATTCGTTAGACAATGTTAGTTTATTCCTGTTAACAAATCCGTACCATTCGGATAGCAACTTTGGTAACAAGATAGTGGAGTTCGTGGAGGATTCCGCGTTAGAAAAACCCGTAAACGGTTGGGCTTCGGTTTACGTGATTGATTCCCACATAGCTCAAGTTGATTTCCCGAAACTTTATAAAGCGGCTGACGCTTTTGTTTTACCGTCTAGAGGGGAAGGATGGGGCCGGCCTATCGTGGAAGCGATGGCTATGTCTTTGCCTGTGATTGCAACGAACTGGTCGGGACCCACAGAGTATTTAACCGAGGAAAACAGCTACCCGTTAACCGTTGATAGAATGAGTGAAGTTATGGATGGCCCATTTAAAGGGCATTTGTGGGCCGAGCCTTCGGTTGATAAACTACGGTTTCTTATGAGGCATGTGATGGATAATCGAGAAGAAGGTAAGCGTAAAGGTGAGAAAGCCCGAAAAGATATGCTCGATAAATTCTCGCCTGAGATCGTTGCAAGGATAGTTTCTGATCAGATTCAGCGGGTTCTTGACCGAATTGGTTAA
- the LOC110899044 gene encoding zinc finger MYM-type protein 5-like has product MAPKQPSGWQKRQKRKRQDELVKSQKGAMQKFLTPNPPIVDVEKPQEHVEVEREHDEVEQEQDRVEVEDEEHVEKQQEQEHVEEQQQEEHVDYIFDPRRWEGLNADEIKLLAAKGPKRDTSIEFGPYDKFNRRFSATIYTRTLSNLEKCDREWLVYSKELDKMFCFCCKVFRNGAPKGRLGGVGFDD; this is encoded by the coding sequence ATGGCTCCTAAACAACCATCCGGATGGCAAAAACGTCAAAAGAGGAAACGACAAGATGAATTGGTGAAGTCACAAAAGGGTGCTATGCAAAAATTTTTGACGCCTAATCCGCCTATTGTTGATGTGGAAAAACCACAAGAGCATGTTGAAGTAGAACGGGAACACGATGAAGTAGAACAAGAGCAAGATCGTGTGGAAGTAGAAGACGAAGAACATGTTGAAAAGCAACAAGAACAAGAACATGTTGAAGAGCAACAACAAGAAGAGCATGTTGATTATATATTTGATCCAAGAAGGTGGGAAGGACTAAATGCGGATGAGATTAAACTATTGGCCGCGAAAGGTCCTAAAAGAGATACTAGTATTGAATTTGGTCCATATGATAAATTTAATAGACGATTTTCAGCCACTATTTATACAAGAACATTATCAAACTTGGAGAAGTGTGATAGAGAATGGCTAGTATATTCGAAAGAGCTAGATAAgatgttttgtttttgttgcaaAGTGTTTAGAAATGGGGCGCCAAAAGGTAGATTGGGAGGTGTAGGTTTTGATGATTGA
- the LOC110925655 gene encoding uncharacterized protein LOC110925655, which translates to MAIRAYITTLVSSIHAAENIEDGNRGSRFTKTRVTERNGGLEGRRALLLSTVAAATATDSQTQLLQKYLKKSQDNKAKNDKERLDSYYKRNYKDYFAYEEGTIRQKKELTEAEKGILDWLQANK; encoded by the exons ATGGCAATAAGAGCTTACATAACCACACTGGTTTCATCCATTCATGCAGCCGAAAACATTGAAGACGGAAACCGAGGTTCAAGATTCACAAAAACACGAGTTACAGAGCGTAATGGTGGACTAGAAGGAAGAAGAGCCCTCCTTTTGTCGACCGTTGCTGCTGCTACTGCAACCGATTCCCAGACTCAACTTCTTCAAA AGTACCTGAAGAAATCACAGGACAACAAAGCCAAGAATGATAAAGAG AGACTAGACAGCTACTACAAGCGCAATTATAAAGACTACTTTGCATATGAAGAAGGCACAATCAGACAGAAGAAAGAACTCACAGAAGCAGAAAAGGGTATTCTTGACTGGCTTCAAGCTAACAAATAA
- the LOC110899056 gene encoding zinc finger MYM-type protein 1-like has translation MKKWFDLRKRLKSDDTIDKFQHEQFKKEADYWKQVLFRIIALIKFLAKHNLAFRGNKEKLYEKEDGYSPEACIAYRILLTIPVTVASAERSFSKLKLLKSYLRSSMSQERLSGLAMIAIENEVLDDINCEELIHQFAIKNARRASRIIG, from the exons ATGAAAAAGTGGTTTGATTTGCGTAAAAGATTGAAATCGGACGACACAATTGATAAATTTCAACATGAGCAATTCAAGAAGGAAGCGGATTATTGGAAACAAGTCCTTTTTAGAATCATTGCGCTAATCAAGTTTCTTGCTAAGCATAATTTAGCATTTCGTGGAAATAAAGAAAAGTTGTATGAAAAAG AAGACGGTTATTCCCCAGAAGCATGCATTGCATATAGAATATTGTTGACTATTCCAGTCACTGTGGCATCTGCAGAAAGAAGTTTTTCGAAGTTGAAGTTATTGAAATCTTACCTACGATCTTCAATGTCCCAAGAAAGACTTAGTGGGTTGGCGATGATTGCTATCGAGAACGAAGTCTTAGATGATATAAACTGTGAAGAGTTGATTCACCAATTTGCTATCAAGAATGCAAGGAGAGCTTCACGAATCATTGGTTAG